One stretch of Gambusia affinis linkage group LG05, SWU_Gaff_1.0, whole genome shotgun sequence DNA includes these proteins:
- the ddc gene encoding aromatic-L-amino-acid decarboxylase yields MDAAEFRRRGKEMVDYMADYLENIEQRPVYPDVEPGYLRSLIPTEAPLEPESYEEIMHDVERVIMPGVTHWHSPNFFAYFPTASSYPAMLADMLCGAIGCIGFSWAASPACTELETVMLDWLGKMLHLPESFIAGTHGHGGGVIQGTASEATLMSLLAARCKTIRWVLATDSKKSESEILSKLVAYTSDQAHSSVERAALIGGVMMRKVPTDEHYAVREEMLRKMVEEDKAAGLIPFYFCATLGTTPSCAFDHIMELGPLCNKENMWMHIDAAYAGSAFICPEFRPLLNGIEYADSFNFNPHKWLLVNFDCSTMWVKKRADIIGAFKMEPLYLKHENQESGLVTDYRHWQIPLGRRFRSLKLWFVFRMYGLKGLQAHIRKQVALAKEFESLVRADKRFEICAEVVLGLVCFRLKGSNELNQSLLKKITKSRELHLVPCQLSGRFVLRFAICARSTESRHIQQAWRHITQLAFELLQEQPH; encoded by the exons ATGGATGCAGCAGAGTTCCGACGCAGAGGCAAGGAGATGGTTGACTACATGGCAGACTACTTGGAAAACATAGAACAGCGACCAGTGTATCCGGATGTGGAACCAGGATATCTCCGTTCTTTAATCCCCACTGAGGCCCCACTTGAGCCTGAGAGTTATGAGGAAATAATGCACGATGTGGAGAGGGTCATAATGCCAGGG GTCACCCACTGGCACAGCCCAAACTTCTTTGCTTACTTTCCGACAGCTTCCTCCTACCCCGCTATGTTGGCTGATATGCTGTGTGGGGCCATCGGCTGCATTGGATTTTCCTGG GCTGCCAGTCCAGCCTGCACCGAGCTGGAGACAGTGATGTTAGACTGGCTTGGGAAGATGCTGCACCTGCCTGAGAGTTTTATAGCCGGGACACATGGCCATGGAGGTGGTGTTATTCAG GGCACAGCCAGTGAAGCGACCCTGATGTCCTTGCTCGCTGCCCGGTGTAAAACGATCCGATGGGTCTTGGCAACAGACtctaaaaaatctgaatctgaaatCCTGTCTAAACTGGTGGCATATACCTCTGACCAG GCTCATTCCTCTGTGGAGCGGGCCGCCCTGATTGGAGGAGTAATGATGAGGAAGGTTCCTACTGACGAACACTATGCTGTTAGAGAGGAAATGCTGAGGAAGATGGTGGAGGAAGACAAAGCAGCTGGTCTCATCCCTTTCTAT ttttgcGCGACTCTTGGGACCACACCATCATGTGCATTTGATCATATCATGGAGCTGGGACCGCTTT gTAATAAGGAAAACATGTGGATGCACATTGATGCAGCTTATGCTGGGAGTGCCTTTATTTGTCCTGAATTTAGGCCTTTACTGAATGGCATTGAG tatgcAGACTCTTTCAACTTCAACCCACACAAATGGCTTTTAGTCAACTTTGACTGTTCTACAATGTG GGTGAAGAAGAGGGCAGACATCATTGGAGCTTTTAAAATGGAACCTCTCTACCTGAAACATGAAAACCAAGAATCAG gTCTGGTCACAGATTACAGA CACTGGCAGATTCCACTGGGAAGAAGATTTCGCTCTCTGAAGTTGTGGTTTGTGTTTCGAATGTACGGGCTGAAAGGCCTGCAAGCTCACATACGAAAG CAAGTGGCGCTGGCGAAAGAGTTTGAGAGCCTGGTAAGAGCAGACAAGAGGTTTGAGATCTGTGCTGAAGTTGTTCTCGGACTGGTCTGCTTCAGGCTTAAG GGCTCCAATGAGCTGAACCAAAGCTTACTGAAAAAGATCACGAAGAGCAGAGAGCTCCACCTGGTGCCCTGCCAGCTCTCTGGGCGCTTCGTCCTGCGCTTCGCCATCTGTGCACGCAGTACTGAGTCGCGCCACATCCAGCAAGCATGGCGCCACATCACACAGCTAGCTTTTGAGCTTCTGCAGGAGCAGCCACATTGA